The Gymnogyps californianus isolate 813 chromosome 5, ASM1813914v2, whole genome shotgun sequence genome contains a region encoding:
- the CTSD gene encoding cathepsin D: protein MGPRGLLLLLTLAGPCTALIRIPLTKFPSMRRVLNEVGSEIPDMNALTQLLKFKLGFTDLAEPTPEILKNYMDAQYYGEIGIGTPPQKFTVVFDTGSSNLWVPSVHCHLLDIACLLHHKYDASKSSTYVENGTEFAIHYGTGSLSGYLSQDTVTLGNLKIKNQIFGEAVKQPGITFIAAKFDGILGMAFPRISVDKVTPFFDNIMQQKLIEKNIFSFYLNRDPTAQPGGELLLGGTDPKYYSGDFSWVNVTRKAYWQVHMDAVDVANGLTLCKGGCEAIVDTGTSLITGPTKEVKELQTAIGAKPLIKGQYVIPCDKVSSLPVVTLTLGGKPYQLTGEQYVFKVSVQGETICLSGFSGLDVPPPGGPLWILGDVFIGPYYTVFDRDNDSVGFAKCA, encoded by the exons ATGGGGCCCCGCggcctcctcctgctgctcaccCTGGCAGGGCCCTGCACGGCCCTCATTAG GATCCCCCTGACCAAGTTCCCCTCCATGCGGCGGGTCCTGAATGAGGTGGGCAGCGAGATCCCGGACATGAATGCTCTCACCCAGCTCCTCAAGTTCAAGCTGGGCTTCACTGACCTGGCTGAGCCCACTCCAGAGATCCTGAAGAACTACATGGAT GCCCAGTATTACGGCGAGATCGGCATTGGGACCCCCCCACAGAAGTTCACTGTGGTCTTCGACACTGGGTCCTCCAACCTCTGGGTGCCATCTGTGCACTGTCACCtgctggacatcgcctgct tgctgcacCACAAGTACGATGCCTCTAAATCCAGCACCTACGTGGAGAACGGCACCGAGTTCGCCATCCACTATGGGACAGGGAGCCTCTCCGGCTACCTCAGCCAGGACACTGTCACA CTCGGTAACTTGAAAATCAAGAACCAGATCTTCGGGGAGGCCGTGAAGCAGCCAGGCATCACATTCATCGCTGCCAAGTTCGATGGCATCCTGGGCATGGCATTCCCGAGGATCTCTGTGGACAAGGTCACCCCTTTCTTTGATAACATCATGCAACAGAAGCTGATTGAGAAAAACATCTTCTCCTTCTACCTGAACAG agaCCCCACTGCTCAGCCTGGTGGTGAGCTGCTCCTGGGAGGGACCGACCCCAAGTACTACAGTGGTGACTTCAGCTGGGTCAACGTCACGCGCAAGGCCTACTGGCAGGTCCACATGGACGC GGTGGACGTTGCCAACGGGCTGACTCTGTGCAAAGGGGGCTGCGAGGCCATCGTGGACACGGGAACCTCACTCATCACCGGCCCCACCAAGGAAGTGAAGGAGCTGCAAACAGCCATTGGTGCAAAGCCACTCATCAAAGGCCAG TACGTGATCCCCTGTGATAAGGTGTCATCTCTGCCTGTCGTCACGCTAACGCTAGGAGGGAAGCCCTACCAGCTCACTGGAGAGCAGTATGTCTTCAAG GTTTCTGTACAAGGAGAGACCATCTGCCTGAGCGGCTTTTCAGGCCTGGACGTCCCACCCCCCGGGGGCCCACTCTGGATCCTGGGAGATGTCTTCATCGGTCCCTACTACACCGTCTTTGACCGTGATAACGACTCTGTTGGCTTCGCCAAATGTGCCTAA
- the IFITM10 gene encoding LOW QUALITY PROTEIN: interferon-induced transmembrane protein 10 (The sequence of the model RefSeq protein was modified relative to this genomic sequence to represent the inferred CDS: inserted 1 base in 1 codon) — protein sequence MDGRTGSQRAERGDAAAATTERTQDPPLGPPCPFERVAWXPNTPQGPPQGCFACIAKPPALRQASPVLSPSSAVYLMESKSCKGDSLRPAVPCKHSVEKKTMTNPTTVIEIYPDTTEVNDYYLWSIFNFVYLNFCCLGFIALAYSLKVRDKKLLNDLNGAVEDAKTARLFNITSSALATFCIILIFIFLRYPLTDY from the exons atggacggacggacggGCAGCCAGAG GGCAGAGCGCGGTGACGCCGCGGCAGCCACCACGGAGAGGACACAGGACCCCCCCCTGGGCCCGCCGTGCCCCTTCGAAAGGGTGGCCT ACCCCAATACCCCCCAGGGTCCCCCACAGGGCTGCTTCGCCTGCATCGCCAAGCCCCCGGCTCTCCGGCAAGCTTCGCCCGTCCTGTCTCCTTCTTCTGCCGTTTACCTCATGGAGAGCAAGAGCTGCAAAGGGGACAGCCTGCGGCCAGCAGTCCCATGCAAGCACTCAGTGGAGAAGAAGACGATGACCAACCCCACCACTGTCATCGAAATCTACCCTGACACCACCGAGGTGAATGACTACTATCTCTGGTCCATCTTCAACTTCGTATACCTCAACTTCTGCTGCCTCGGCTTCATCGCCTTGGCCTATTCATTGAAA gtcCGGGATAAGAAACTCCTCAATGACCTAAATGGAGCAGTTGAAGATGCCAAGACAGCCCGGCTTTTTAACATCACCAGTTCAGCCCTTGCCACCTTCTGTATCATCCTTATCTTCATCTTCCTGCGATACCCCCTCACTGACTACTAG